The Prosthecobacter dejongeii genome window below encodes:
- a CDS encoding AMP-binding protein, producing the protein MRPLSESSTGLSLWQNPARQGPFHLSAFLADAAERTPTTTLTVDGMEFTCEQAWMSVLRIATWLQQNGVSRGDKVVTVLRHSSDLHLITLAVAHIGAVVSVISPQIRQEAFKSILEEAEPVCLFLEKTSHHLKAMAENILTVWMTEGLNGGEWDEAEFSEVMNTRPAWGMRFPGKSEDPAFLVFPSSGVAQSHGILLSHEKVRHMLAAQSGREEGIFSLFVDSPASSPNLAVLEA; encoded by the coding sequence ATGCGCCCTCTTTCAGAATCCAGTACGGGTCTTAGTCTTTGGCAAAACCCTGCCAGACAGGGGCCTTTTCATCTCAGCGCTTTTTTAGCGGATGCCGCCGAACGCACTCCCACGACCACTCTGACCGTGGACGGCATGGAATTCACGTGTGAACAGGCTTGGATGAGTGTGCTCCGCATCGCCACCTGGCTGCAACAGAATGGCGTTTCCCGTGGGGACAAAGTGGTCACCGTGTTACGCCACAGCTCGGACCTGCATTTGATCACTTTGGCAGTGGCACACATCGGTGCCGTGGTTTCTGTGATCTCTCCGCAGATCCGCCAAGAAGCTTTCAAATCCATACTAGAAGAAGCTGAACCAGTTTGCCTCTTCCTGGAAAAGACCAGTCATCATCTCAAAGCCATGGCTGAAAACATCCTGACGGTCTGGATGACGGAAGGACTGAACGGCGGCGAATGGGACGAGGCCGAATTCAGTGAAGTAATGAATACACGTCCCGCATGGGGCATGCGTTTCCCTGGAAAGTCCGAGGATCCTGCGTTTTTGGTGTTTCCCTCCAGTGGCGTGGCACAGTCTCACGGCATTCTGCTTTCTCACGAAAAAGTGCGTCACATGCTTGCGGCCCAATCGGGTAGAGAAGAAGGCATCTTTTCTCTTTTCGTAGACTCACCGGCGTCATCCCCGAATCTCGCGGTCCTAGAAGCCTAA
- a CDS encoding class I adenylate-forming enzyme family protein, whose protein sequence is MFAPSFSLTFPAQWLAQAARTWPEQVFISGEQPLTFSEAYQEVSRIAVWMEQRGIRRGDRILLILPNSAEAVLILLAALQQGVIFSVLSPQLQPEGLQRIISQCGPKVVFLDQSTGHLQGTVSPDQAVFLENVKWPTIEDVDSPSPAVLQPEDIAFLVFTSGSTGTPRGVMLTQKNVGFVCPAILARLKYRAEDCIGLFLPLAFDYSLYQIFYACLTGARLFIGRPEKVGPELPKILAREKVTVLPGVPTVFAALIKMQRYRPTSLPSLRMMTNTGDHLPKAYIDHLRELFPQAQIFPMFGLTECKRVSILCPEEFETHPESVGRPLDGTTVFAVNAEGEKLPPEQSGELVVQGPHLSPGYWGAEEETAKRFRELAGTRSLFTGDYGIVDAQGYITFHSRGDFVIKHRGTRLSPAEVEEAACTIPQIISAGCVKDDERDLLCLFLATTDDTLTEAGILAALATRLERGKIPDRVYFQPDLPRTTNQKLDRKALRRLLTTV, encoded by the coding sequence ATGTTTGCACCATCTTTCTCCCTCACATTCCCCGCTCAATGGCTGGCGCAAGCTGCCAGGACCTGGCCTGAACAGGTTTTCATTTCCGGGGAACAGCCACTGACGTTTTCTGAAGCCTACCAGGAGGTGAGCCGGATCGCTGTTTGGATGGAACAACGAGGCATCAGAAGAGGCGATCGTATCTTGTTAATTTTGCCAAATAGTGCTGAGGCGGTGTTGATTCTCTTAGCAGCACTTCAGCAAGGGGTGATCTTTTCTGTCCTAAGCCCACAGTTACAGCCGGAAGGGCTGCAACGAATCATTTCCCAATGCGGCCCGAAGGTCGTCTTTTTAGATCAAAGCACAGGCCATTTGCAGGGGACCGTTTCTCCAGACCAGGCGGTCTTTTTAGAAAATGTAAAGTGGCCTACCATTGAGGATGTGGACAGCCCGTCCCCCGCCGTCTTGCAGCCTGAGGATATCGCCTTCTTGGTATTTACCTCTGGCAGCACGGGTACCCCGCGTGGAGTCATGCTCACCCAAAAAAATGTAGGCTTTGTCTGCCCGGCTATTCTGGCACGGCTGAAATACAGGGCAGAAGACTGCATCGGCCTCTTTTTGCCCCTGGCCTTTGATTACAGCCTTTATCAGATTTTTTACGCCTGTCTCACGGGTGCGCGTTTGTTCATCGGCCGCCCCGAAAAAGTGGGGCCAGAGCTGCCCAAGATTTTAGCCCGTGAAAAGGTGACGGTGCTGCCGGGGGTGCCGACCGTGTTTGCGGCTTTGATCAAGATGCAGCGGTACCGCCCCACCTCGCTGCCATCACTGCGTATGATGACCAATACGGGTGATCACCTCCCCAAGGCCTACATTGACCACCTGCGAGAGCTTTTTCCCCAGGCACAAATTTTCCCCATGTTTGGCCTCACGGAGTGCAAACGAGTCTCCATTTTATGCCCTGAAGAATTTGAAACCCACCCTGAAAGTGTGGGGCGTCCGCTGGATGGAACGACGGTCTTTGCCGTCAACGCTGAAGGGGAAAAACTCCCCCCAGAGCAATCTGGAGAGTTGGTCGTTCAAGGGCCCCATCTTTCACCGGGTTATTGGGGAGCCGAAGAAGAGACTGCCAAACGTTTTCGCGAACTGGCTGGCACACGTAGCCTATTCACGGGTGACTATGGCATCGTGGATGCTCAAGGTTATATCACGTTTCATTCGCGAGGTGATTTTGTCATCAAACATCGTGGTACCCGCTTAAGCCCTGCTGAGGTGGAAGAAGCCGCCTGCACGATCCCGCAAATCATCTCCGCAGGCTGCGTGAAAGATGACGAACGGGACCTGCTGTGCCTTTTCCTGGCCACCACGGATGATACGCTTACGGAAGCGGGAATCCTGGCTGCCTTGGCCACGCGTCTGGAACGTGGCAAGATCCCCGACCGAGTTTACTTCCAGCCTGATTTGCCCCGAACGACTAACCAAAAGCTCGACCGCAAAGCGTTGCGTCGTTTGCTGACCACCGTGTAA
- a CDS encoding type III PLP-dependent enzyme domain-containing protein, translated as MDAPLLRLAEQFETPFYAYDLAEVKRRTQELRESLPEGARLLHSFKANPLPSIAEKIRLEGGTAEITSEGELQAARLAGHDMREALYGGPGKTVSEITSAMAAGVRWFSCESWRDLERISAVASLRAADAQILLRVNPAEAPQARLAMTGVESQFGFDESLLLAAGAREKLQLPHVKIRGIHVYFGTQVASVEALTQNTQRAIETAERLEKALGFVCSVVNAGGGFPWPYANQGSPPDLQGLRGALTAVWEASPLHETAELWFEAGRYLCASAGTLVSRVLDVKPSRSRTFVVLDTGIHHLGGMAGLGRIPRSSVTFQNLSRQSENEVTADIVGPLCTPLDSLARGLKMPDVAAGDLLAVPNVGAYGLTASLIGFLSHPAPAEIAYLDGEVVQVWQWRTGHQQLQS; from the coding sequence ATGGACGCCCCACTCCTTCGTCTAGCCGAACAATTCGAAACACCTTTTTATGCTTATGACCTCGCCGAGGTCAAAAGGAGAACTCAGGAGCTGCGGGAAAGCTTGCCGGAAGGAGCCAGACTGCTGCACTCCTTCAAAGCCAATCCCCTGCCCTCCATTGCCGAAAAAATTCGCCTCGAAGGCGGCACCGCAGAGATCACCTCTGAAGGGGAATTGCAGGCAGCCCGACTCGCCGGCCATGATATGAGAGAAGCGCTTTACGGGGGGCCAGGAAAAACGGTAAGTGAAATCACTTCCGCCATGGCAGCAGGGGTGCGGTGGTTTTCGTGCGAGTCATGGAGAGATCTGGAGCGCATCTCCGCCGTGGCCAGTCTGCGTGCTGCGGATGCCCAGATTCTGCTGAGAGTGAACCCGGCAGAAGCTCCACAGGCCCGCCTGGCAATGACGGGGGTGGAAAGCCAATTTGGATTCGATGAAAGCCTCCTGCTAGCAGCAGGGGCCCGGGAAAAACTGCAACTTCCTCATGTCAAAATTCGGGGGATTCACGTCTATTTCGGCACTCAAGTGGCATCAGTCGAAGCCCTGACCCAAAATACCCAACGAGCCATAGAAACGGCTGAACGATTGGAGAAGGCCCTGGGCTTCGTATGCAGTGTGGTGAATGCGGGCGGGGGTTTTCCCTGGCCCTACGCTAACCAGGGATCCCCCCCTGATCTGCAAGGGCTCAGAGGGGCACTTACTGCCGTCTGGGAAGCCTCCCCACTTCATGAAACCGCAGAACTCTGGTTTGAGGCTGGGCGCTATCTATGTGCAAGCGCAGGGACGCTTGTCTCGAGAGTTTTGGATGTGAAACCTTCCCGCTCACGCACCTTTGTGGTGCTGGATACAGGCATTCATCATCTGGGGGGGATGGCGGGTCTCGGCCGCATCCCACGCAGTTCAGTGACTTTTCAAAACCTCAGTCGGCAGAGCGAAAACGAAGTCACGGCTGACATCGTGGGCCCGCTCTGCACTCCGCTGGATAGCCTGGCCCGAGGTCTAAAAATGCCCGATGTGGCCGCTGGCGATTTGCTTGCGGTCCCCAATGTTGGCGCGTATGGACTGACTGCTAGCCTGATTGGTTTCCTCAGCCATCCTGCTCCCGCTGAAATCGCCTATCTGGACGGTGAAGTGGTACAGGTGTGGCAGTGGCGGACCGGTCACCAGCAGCTTCAGTCCTGA
- a CDS encoding acyl carrier protein — MSDIAPRLLALLRPHLRMLAPEAPIRLEDDLGKLGLDSLESIDVLMEIESEFGVIIPDDQVTVDTLATAGNLLQAIEAQMATA; from the coding sequence ATGTCCGATATCGCTCCCCGTCTCCTGGCCCTGCTACGCCCTCACCTGCGCATGCTCGCACCCGAGGCTCCTATCCGCCTTGAAGATGATCTGGGGAAGCTGGGGCTCGATTCACTGGAGTCCATTGATGTGCTGATGGAGATCGAAAGTGAATTTGGGGTCATCATCCCCGATGATCAAGTAACGGTGGATACACTCGCCACAGCAGGGAATCTACTGCAGGCGATTGAAGCCCAGATGGCGACCGCTTAG